The Streptococcus pantholopis genome has a segment encoding these proteins:
- a CDS encoding Spy0128 family protein yields the protein MKKKFISLLTPFLLLFSITAFAETVSAKELTNVITNVIVWDVANGREASQSGGIYQLTQNNNYRYAVDFDLSAYDGNLSDGDTFTFTIPAPLTVTATTFDLTDKATGIAVGEASVVSNGAGAGGTATITLKNLADYLKEKGGTEIQGVSGTFYTQFKAEELTENTEISFPSGETEKTITHQIKVSPAKPSDYSYIIEKENFAKIGGIISSKDWTSETLGKNGQYVHGWTVRINTRQESYETIEVTDTVSENYSPMQFIPETFKVTAGWYRNDFSLMDQEELAPGTDYTIDWNESYTQFVLKINKASSFVKNGKTASFQIQYDTTAPADGTKVQNGVSMKADEKDITSTSTNTQLTYYHTGNSVVTTGGTIQLQTGYRITLYKVDSKTLNRLPNAQFKITPPAGATAAEEIVTTDQNGVAQSPVYSEEDVKLGAFTITEVAAPTGYILDSTPIEVTVGSEGVIRTISNQRKTTSASIAATKKLTGRDLKAEEFEFTLTNDETGEAVETVKNDADGNITFSKLTYDTAGVYNYTVTEANAGQTIDRITYDAEPIKVTVKVEADDQGNLSATVTYTDNDAVFENIYTPETTTTTTTTTSATTTAAPTTTEPATTTAATTTSEASTTAEATTTTEPTTTIAGTTSDTNTTTTEATTTTGTPAATTTDSPVTTTVTEARTTLVTESTESTTSETSSSDPATTTTTASSSDPTTVTSGASTSDPTTTTTTNGKPTPTTTANRPKKKLPSTGEDTSAGAVILGFALLSISLTVIYFRRLHRQ from the coding sequence ATGAAGAAAAAGTTTATTAGCTTATTAACCCCATTCCTTCTTTTGTTTAGCATAACAGCCTTCGCTGAAACTGTAAGCGCCAAAGAGCTGACCAATGTTATCACAAATGTCATTGTTTGGGATGTTGCAAATGGCCGGGAAGCCTCCCAAAGCGGCGGGATTTACCAGCTTACTCAAAACAACAACTATCGATATGCTGTCGATTTTGACTTAAGTGCTTACGATGGAAATCTTAGTGATGGCGATACCTTTACTTTCACTATTCCTGCGCCGCTTACTGTAACAGCAACAACCTTTGATCTAACAGACAAAGCCACTGGCATAGCAGTCGGAGAAGCAAGTGTTGTTTCAAACGGGGCAGGAGCTGGCGGCACTGCTACTATCACCCTAAAAAATCTAGCTGATTACCTTAAAGAAAAAGGTGGTACAGAAATTCAAGGGGTATCTGGTACTTTTTATACTCAGTTTAAAGCAGAAGAGCTGACAGAAAATACAGAAATCAGCTTTCCATCAGGTGAAACCGAAAAAACTATCACTCACCAAATCAAAGTTTCGCCTGCGAAACCTTCTGACTATTCATACATCATCGAAAAAGAAAATTTTGCTAAAATAGGCGGAATCATAAGCAGTAAAGACTGGACATCTGAAACGCTTGGAAAAAACGGTCAGTATGTTCATGGCTGGACAGTGCGCATTAACACCAGACAAGAAAGCTATGAGACCATTGAAGTGACAGATACTGTTTCAGAAAACTACTCGCCAATGCAGTTTATTCCTGAGACTTTCAAAGTAACAGCGGGCTGGTACCGCAATGACTTCAGCCTTATGGATCAAGAAGAGTTAGCACCGGGTACTGATTATACTATTGACTGGAATGAATCTTACACTCAGTTTGTTCTAAAAATCAACAAGGCCTCTTCATTTGTAAAAAACGGGAAAACAGCCAGTTTCCAAATTCAGTATGATACAACTGCCCCTGCAGACGGCACTAAGGTGCAAAATGGGGTCTCAATGAAAGCTGATGAGAAAGATATCACTTCAACTAGCACGAATACACAGCTAACCTATTACCATACAGGCAATTCAGTCGTCACAACCGGCGGTACAATCCAATTGCAGACTGGTTACCGCATCACACTTTATAAGGTAGACAGCAAAACACTGAATCGTCTTCCTAATGCTCAGTTCAAAATCACGCCTCCGGCGGGAGCAACTGCAGCTGAAGAAATTGTTACAACTGACCAAAATGGTGTGGCACAATCCCCTGTCTATTCAGAAGAAGATGTAAAGCTTGGCGCATTCACTATTACAGAAGTGGCTGCACCAACAGGTTATATACTTGACTCCACTCCGATTGAGGTGACTGTCGGTTCAGAAGGAGTGATTAGAACAATCAGCAACCAGCGCAAAACAACCTCAGCAAGCATTGCTGCTACTAAAAAGCTGACAGGACGTGACTTAAAAGCAGAAGAATTTGAATTCACACTGACTAATGATGAAACTGGTGAAGCCGTTGAAACAGTAAAAAACGATGCAGATGGCAACATCACATTCTCCAAACTTACCTATGATACTGCCGGTGTTTACAACTACACCGTTACAGAAGCCAATGCCGGTCAGACAATTGACCGTATCACCTATGATGCAGAGCCAATCAAAGTCACTGTTAAGGTCGAAGCCGATGATCAGGGGAATCTGAGTGCAACCGTAACCTACACAGACAATGATGCGGTTTTTGAAAATATCTATACACCAGAAACAACGACAACTACGACCACTACAACGTCAGCGACAACCACTGCTGCACCTACAACAACCGAACCTGCGACAACGACTGCAGCTACTACGACATCAGAAGCAAGTACCACTGCAGAAGCAACGACAACCACTGAACCAACAACGACTATAGCAGGCACGACATCAGACACAAATACTACAACAACGGAGGCTACTACTACAACAGGAACCCCAGCAGCCACTACAACCGACTCACCGGTCACGACAACTGTGACTGAAGCAAGAACAACCCTTGTAACAGAGTCAACAGAATCTACTACCTCTGAAACAAGTAGTTCTGATCCAGCAACAACCACCACTACAGCAAGTAGTTCTGATCCAACAACAGTCACTTCTGGGGCAAGTACTTCTGATCCAACAACAACCACTACAACTAACGGTAAGCCGACACCAACGACGACAGCAAACAGACCTAAGAAAAAACTTCCAAGTACCGGTGAAGACACATCTGCTGGCGCAGTTATTCTTGGTTTTGCACTTCTGTCTATAAGCCTTACGGTAATTTACTTCCGTAGATTACATAGGCAGTAA
- a CDS encoding chorismate mutase, translating into MELNHIRQQIDLVDKDLVALLEKRMQLVTEVSQYKREKQQPVLDSVREQTVLKKAAAYVENKEFENSIVSIFSDIMKHSRAYQTSKLEE; encoded by the coding sequence CAGATTGATTTGGTCGACAAAGATCTGGTTGCCTTGCTGGAAAAACGAATGCAGCTGGTAACTGAGGTCAGTCAATATAAAAGGGAAAAACAACAGCCGGTTTTGGATTCCGTTCGTGAGCAGACTGTCCTAAAAAAAGCAGCTGCCTATGTCGAAAATAAAGAATTTGAAAACAGTATTGTCAGTATTTTTTCTGATATTATGAAACATTCACGCGCTTATCAAACCAGTAAATTAGAAGAATGA
- a CDS encoding HAD-IA family hydrolase produces the protein MDYHDYIWDLGGTLLDNYELSAQAFAETLIMFGKKADHDEIYAKLKESTQAALAYFVPEAENFLTFYRINEAKRLENPVCFAGAKEVLQKVVASGGRNFLISHRDQQVLEILDKTGLAPYFTEVITSANGFARKPNPQSLLYLKNKYQIRKGLVIGDRDIDIEAGQKAGFATLLFDGKKSLLEIVT, from the coding sequence ATGGATTATCATGATTATATTTGGGATTTAGGCGGTACACTGCTGGATAATTATGAACTGTCCGCCCAGGCTTTTGCCGAGACTTTGATAATGTTTGGTAAAAAGGCGGATCATGATGAGATTTATGCAAAGTTAAAAGAATCCACTCAGGCAGCTCTTGCTTATTTTGTCCCTGAAGCAGAAAATTTTCTCACATTTTACCGTATAAATGAAGCAAAGCGGCTGGAAAACCCGGTTTGTTTTGCTGGTGCAAAAGAAGTGCTGCAGAAAGTTGTGGCATCCGGCGGCCGCAACTTTTTGATTTCGCATCGGGATCAGCAGGTTTTGGAAATTTTGGATAAGACGGGGCTTGCTCCTTATTTTACAGAAGTCATCACTTCTGCTAATGGCTTTGCTCGAAAACCGAATCCGCAAAGCCTGCTTTATTTAAAAAATAAGTATCAGATACGCAAGGGACTGGTTATTGGAGATCGTGATATTGACATAGAAGCCGGTCAAAAAGCAGGTTTTGCTACTTTGCTTTTTGACGGTAAAAAATCATTATTGGAGATAGTGACATAA
- the gyrB gene encoding DNA topoisomerase (ATP-hydrolyzing) subunit B, with translation MTEEKTHFEDLSQEYDASQIQVLEGLEAVRMRPGMYIGSTSKEGLHHLVWEIVDNSIDEALAGFATHIEVFIEADNSITVVDDGRGIPVDIQEKTGRPAVETVFTVLHAGGKFGGGGYKVSGGLHGVGSSVVNALSEQLDVSVHKNGQIYFQEYHRGLVAADLAVIGETDQHGTTVHFTPDSEIFTETTEFDFDKLAKRIQELAFLNRGLKISITDKRAGLEQEREFYYEGGISSYVEFINENKETVFETPIYTEGELDGIAVEVSMQYTASYHETIMSFANNIHTHEGGTHEQGFRTALTRVINDYAKKNKLLKENEDNLTGEDVREGLTAVISVKHPNPQFEGQTKTKLGNSEVVKITNRLFSEAFSRFLLENPQTAKKIVEKGILASKARIAAKRAREVTRRKSGLEISNLPGKLADCSSNDASQNELFIVEGDSAGGSAKSGRNREFQAILPIRGKILNVEKASMDKILANEEIRSLFTAMGTGFGADFDVTKARYQKLVIMTDADVDGAHIRTLLLTLIYRFMRPVLEAGYVYIAQPPIYGVKVGSEIKEYIQPGSDQEEELQQALERHSSGRSKPTVQRYKGLGEMDDHQLWETTMDPNNRLMARVSVDDAAEADRIFDMLMGDRVDPRREFIEENAVYSTLDI, from the coding sequence ATGACAGAAGAAAAAACGCATTTTGAAGATTTGAGTCAGGAATATGATGCCAGCCAGATTCAGGTCTTAGAAGGTTTAGAGGCAGTTCGGATGCGCCCCGGCATGTATATCGGTTCAACTTCAAAGGAAGGGCTTCATCATTTAGTATGGGAAATCGTTGATAACTCAATTGATGAAGCTTTGGCAGGTTTTGCAACCCATATTGAAGTTTTCATTGAAGCAGATAATTCCATTACTGTCGTTGATGATGGCCGCGGAATTCCTGTTGATATTCAGGAAAAGACCGGACGTCCGGCAGTTGAGACTGTTTTTACAGTTCTGCATGCTGGCGGTAAATTCGGCGGCGGCGGTTATAAGGTGTCCGGCGGCCTTCACGGTGTTGGCTCTTCTGTTGTCAATGCGCTGTCAGAGCAGCTCGATGTAAGTGTTCATAAAAATGGGCAAATTTATTTTCAGGAATACCACCGCGGCCTTGTTGCGGCGGATCTGGCCGTTATTGGAGAGACGGACCAGCACGGAACGACCGTGCATTTTACGCCGGATTCTGAGATTTTTACAGAGACAACAGAATTTGATTTTGACAAATTGGCTAAACGAATACAGGAGCTGGCCTTTCTTAACCGCGGTCTGAAAATTTCAATTACTGATAAAAGGGCTGGTTTGGAGCAAGAGCGGGAGTTCTACTATGAGGGCGGCATTTCAAGCTATGTTGAGTTCATTAATGAAAACAAAGAGACGGTCTTTGAGACCCCTATCTACACAGAAGGCGAGCTAGATGGAATAGCAGTTGAAGTGTCCATGCAGTATACCGCTTCGTATCATGAAACCATTATGAGTTTTGCCAACAATATTCATACGCATGAAGGCGGGACGCATGAACAAGGGTTTCGAACAGCGCTGACCCGCGTCATTAATGATTATGCTAAGAAGAATAAATTGCTTAAGGAAAATGAAGACAATCTGACTGGCGAGGATGTTCGTGAAGGCTTGACGGCTGTTATATCTGTTAAGCACCCCAATCCACAGTTTGAAGGCCAGACCAAGACCAAACTCGGTAATTCCGAAGTGGTCAAGATAACCAACAGACTTTTTAGCGAAGCTTTCAGCCGTTTCTTGCTGGAAAACCCTCAGACAGCTAAAAAGATTGTAGAAAAGGGGATTCTGGCTTCTAAGGCACGGATTGCTGCTAAGCGTGCCCGTGAAGTGACACGCAGAAAATCGGGCTTGGAAATTTCCAATCTTCCCGGGAAACTGGCTGACTGTTCATCAAATGATGCCAGTCAAAATGAATTGTTTATTGTCGAGGGAGACTCAGCCGGCGGTTCAGCTAAATCTGGGCGCAACCGAGAGTTTCAGGCTATTCTGCCTATCCGCGGTAAGATTTTGAATGTGGAGAAGGCCAGCATGGATAAAATTCTTGCCAATGAAGAGATTCGCAGTCTGTTTACTGCCATGGGGACAGGTTTTGGAGCAGATTTTGATGTGACAAAGGCCCGCTATCAAAAATTGGTTATTATGACAGACGCTGATGTGGACGGTGCGCATATTCGCACTTTGCTGCTGACACTTATTTACCGTTTCATGCGGCCGGTTTTAGAAGCTGGCTATGTCTACATTGCTCAGCCACCAATTTACGGTGTTAAAGTCGGCAGCGAGATTAAGGAATATATCCAGCCCGGAAGCGATCAGGAAGAAGAGCTGCAGCAAGCTTTGGAACGTCACAGCTCGGGCCGCTCAAAACCGACCGTTCAGCGATACAAAGGTCTGGGAGAAATGGACGATCACCAGCTCTGGGAAACGACAATGGATCCTAATAACCGTTTGATGGCGCGTGTGTCTGTTGATGATGCCGCAGAAGCGGATAGAATTTTTGATATGCTGATGGGGGACCGTGTGGATCCCCGCCGTGAGTTTATTGAAGAAAATGCGGTCTACAGTACGCTTGATATTTAA
- a CDS encoding FtsW/RodA/SpoVE family cell cycle protein has product MARKRNSIDSRIDYSVVLPVFILLLIGLAAVYIATLHDYPNNVTMVMTQQIIWMLCGCVIAFVVMLFSTELLWKITPYLYVLGLFLMILPLIFYSPTLVEATGSKNWVTIGSVTLFQPSEFMKISYILMLARSTIWFHQKYQELTFKRDLQLIGIYALITLPVMIFLGLQKDLGTAMVFMAILAGMILISGISWWLILPVVLFVALCFLIFIIIFLIPNGKEFLFNLGMDTYQINRISAWLDPFSFSKTIAYQQTQSMVSIGIGGLFGRGFGDVALSVPVRESDMIFTVIAEDFGFIGSAIVLGLYLLLIYRMIRVTFASNNRFYVYISTGFIMMILFHILENIGAAIGILPLTGIPLPFISQGGSALITNLIGVGLVLSMGYQNNLNIQKEIAEKFLRSRR; this is encoded by the coding sequence ATGGCACGTAAAAGAAATTCTATTGACAGTCGTATTGATTACTCAGTAGTGTTACCTGTTTTTATTCTTCTGCTTATTGGTTTAGCAGCAGTTTATATCGCAACACTGCACGATTATCCAAATAATGTCACTATGGTGATGACCCAGCAGATTATTTGGATGCTTTGCGGCTGTGTTATTGCTTTTGTTGTTATGCTTTTTAGCACCGAGCTGCTTTGGAAGATCACGCCTTATCTCTATGTTTTAGGCCTGTTTTTAATGATTCTGCCCTTAATTTTTTACAGCCCGACCCTAGTTGAAGCGACAGGGTCAAAAAACTGGGTGACAATCGGTTCGGTCACCTTATTTCAGCCGTCAGAATTTATGAAAATTTCCTACATTTTGATGCTGGCCCGGTCAACTATCTGGTTTCATCAAAAATATCAGGAGCTGACCTTTAAGCGGGATTTGCAGCTGATTGGCATTTATGCTTTAATTACCCTGCCTGTTATGATCTTTTTGGGCCTGCAGAAAGATTTAGGGACAGCTATGGTTTTTATGGCTATACTGGCCGGTATGATTCTGATTTCTGGGATATCTTGGTGGCTGATTTTACCGGTTGTTTTGTTTGTAGCTCTTTGTTTTTTGATTTTTATCATTATCTTTCTTATCCCCAACGGCAAAGAGTTTCTTTTCAATCTGGGAATGGATACCTATCAAATTAACCGTATATCCGCTTGGCTGGATCCTTTCAGCTTTTCAAAAACAATTGCCTATCAGCAAACGCAAAGTATGGTTTCAATCGGTATCGGCGGTTTGTTTGGACGAGGATTTGGAGATGTTGCTTTGTCGGTGCCGGTTCGCGAAAGCGATATGATTTTTACAGTCATTGCCGAAGATTTCGGCTTTATCGGCAGTGCCATTGTTTTGGGGCTCTATTTGCTTTTGATTTACCGTATGATTCGTGTGACATTTGCTTCTAATAATCGGTTTTATGTCTATATTTCGACTGGTTTCATTATGATGATTCTTTTTCATATTTTAGAAAATATTGGAGCGGCTATTGGTATTTTACCGCTGACTGGCATTCCTCTGCCTTTTATTTCCCAAGGGGGGAGCGCACTTATCACCAATCTTATCGGCGTAGGCTTGGTTCTTTCTATGGGATATCAGAACAACTTAAATATTCAAAAAGAGATTGCTGAAAAATTTCTGAGAAGCCGGCGCTGA
- a CDS encoding fluoride efflux transporter FluC has product MKKVWALFLVFILAFVAGIMRYSLSQWLSPEWGTAIVNFSGTVFLAFFIKGIFSEKKASKNLLTIFSSGFIGSFTTFAAPLLLMLQALQEGDWAKFSFWFLIYFLGGIGAVRLSIYLAKRRMERQSD; this is encoded by the coding sequence ATGAAGAAAGTTTGGGCCTTATTTTTAGTTTTTATCTTGGCCTTTGTGGCTGGAATTATGCGCTATAGTTTGAGTCAGTGGCTTTCTCCTGAGTGGGGGACAGCAATTGTTAATTTTTCCGGGACTGTTTTCTTAGCTTTTTTTATCAAAGGGATTTTTTCTGAAAAAAAGGCATCAAAAAACCTATTAACTATTTTTAGCTCCGGTTTTATCGGCAGTTTTACGACCTTTGCCGCTCCTCTTTTGCTTATGCTTCAGGCTCTGCAGGAAGGTGATTGGGCTAAATTTAGCTTTTGGTTTTTGATTTATTTCTTAGGAGGCATAGGGGCAGTGCGTTTGAGCATTTATTTGGCCAAGAGAAGGATGGAGAGACAGAGTGATTAA
- the rplS gene encoding 50S ribosomal protein L19, producing MNPLIQSVTEQQLRTDIPEFRAGDTVRVHAKVVEGSRERIQIFEGVVISRKGQGISEMYTVRKISSGIGVERTFPLHTPRVEKIEVTRRGRVRRAKLYYLRSLQGKAARIKEIRQ from the coding sequence ATGAATCCATTAATTCAAAGTGTAACTGAACAACAGCTGCGGACTGATATTCCTGAGTTTCGTGCTGGTGATACAGTTCGTGTTCACGCTAAGGTTGTTGAAGGAAGCCGCGAACGGATCCAAATTTTTGAAGGGGTTGTTATTTCCCGTAAAGGTCAAGGCATTTCTGAAATGTATACAGTTCGGAAAATTTCCAGCGGTATCGGCGTTGAACGGACATTTCCGCTTCACACACCGCGTGTTGAGAAGATTGAAGTTACTCGCCGCGGCCGCGTTCGCCGTGCAAAACTCTATTATCTGCGTTCTCTGCAAGGTAAAGCTGCACGGATCAAGGAAATTCGTCAATAA
- the hisC gene encoding histidinol-phosphate transaminase codes for MIKGLRHITPYTPGSQPAGTDMIKLNTNENAYAPSPEVQRALQTFDSGSLRRYSSLDQDGLRQVLADHLAVAADQIIVGNGSDDVLSMAFLAFFNTQQPVLFPDLTYGFYKVWADLYHINYQEIPLADDFSLREQDYLGLNGGIVLANPNAPTGLSKSLQEIEKIVQANQDTVVVIDEAYVNFGGESTLPLLNKYDNVFIIRTFSKDASLAGLRVGYGVGNPKLIGVIKAVKNALNPYNVDSIAECLATAAVKSWDYYKQANQKIVATREWFAAELKRLGFRVLESKTNFILTEPSGVTAGDLWTYLQSRHIYVRYFPNVERLKNFLRISIGRPAEMEKVVQAIQEFL; via the coding sequence ATGATTAAGGGGTTGCGGCATATTACTCCTTATACACCGGGCAGTCAGCCGGCGGGAACTGATATGATTAAACTGAATACCAATGAAAATGCTTATGCGCCCAGTCCGGAAGTGCAAAGGGCACTTCAGACTTTTGACAGCGGCAGTTTGCGCCGTTATTCCAGTTTAGATCAGGATGGTTTGCGTCAGGTTTTGGCAGATCATTTGGCTGTTGCAGCTGACCAAATCATTGTCGGCAATGGTTCAGACGATGTTTTGTCAATGGCTTTTTTAGCCTTCTTTAATACGCAGCAGCCTGTTCTTTTTCCCGATTTGACTTACGGCTTTTATAAGGTGTGGGCGGATTTATATCATATTAATTATCAAGAAATCCCTTTGGCAGATGATTTCAGTCTTAGAGAGCAGGACTATCTGGGTCTTAACGGTGGTATAGTTCTTGCTAATCCTAATGCACCGACTGGACTGAGTAAATCTTTGCAGGAAATTGAAAAAATTGTTCAGGCTAATCAGGATACAGTCGTTGTAATTGATGAAGCTTATGTTAATTTTGGCGGCGAATCTACTCTTCCTTTGCTGAATAAATATGATAATGTTTTTATTATACGTACTTTTTCAAAGGATGCTTCATTGGCGGGTCTGCGTGTCGGATACGGAGTCGGAAATCCCAAACTGATAGGAGTAATCAAGGCGGTTAAAAATGCTCTTAATCCTTATAATGTTGATAGTATTGCTGAATGTTTGGCAACTGCCGCAGTGAAATCGTGGGATTATTACAAACAAGCTAATCAAAAAATTGTTGCAACGAGAGAATGGTTTGCTGCTGAGTTAAAGCGCTTAGGCTTCAGAGTTTTGGAGTCAAAGACAAATTTTATATTGACAGAACCTTCCGGTGTGACAGCTGGCGATTTATGGACCTACTTACAGTCACGGCATATCTATGTCCGCTATTTTCCAAATGTGGAACGGCTTAAAAATTTCCTGCGGATTTCAATCGGAAGGCCAGCAGAAATGGAAAAAGTAGTTCAGGCCATTCAGGAGTTTCTTTAA
- a CDS encoding CrcB family protein — MINILGIGFACGIGALCRYILSFANRKNFPFGTLISNLFAAFLVGFFSRHLTDKNLNIFLSVGFLGGLGTYATLNYEFAAFFSKRSYAFVYYSLTYGLGLLLAYIGMSV; from the coding sequence GTGATTAATATTTTAGGGATTGGTTTTGCCTGTGGTATAGGAGCTCTTTGTCGCTATATTTTATCGTTTGCTAACAGAAAAAACTTTCCTTTTGGAACCCTGATCAGCAACCTTTTCGCGGCTTTCCTTGTAGGCTTTTTTTCGCGGCATCTGACAGATAAAAATCTTAATATCTTCTTATCTGTCGGATTTTTAGGGGGCTTAGGAACGTATGCTACCCTAAACTATGAATTTGCGGCCTTTTTCTCAAAACGATCCTATGCTTTTGTTTACTACAGCCTGACCTATGGTCTGGGGCTGCTTTTAGCCTACATCGGGATGTCAGTTTGA
- the ezrA gene encoding septation ring formation regulator EzrA: protein MSSGILLLIIAAVLLVIVAYLIGVIIRRRNDSLIEKLEERRQELFELPVNEEIEAVKSMHLVGQSQAAFREWNQKWVDLSLNTFSDIENHIFEAENLNDRFKFIRGKQAIDKIDSQLTLAEEDIASIREALGVLKEQEEKNSARVTHALDLYESLQSSIKENEDNFGATMPEIDKQLKNIESEFSQFVDLNSTGDPVEASEVLDKAEEHTIALGQISEQIPAVVAKLEDDFPDQLDDLESGYRRLLEERYYFPEKDIELRFQEIREAIHDNSNQLISLDMDRAREENDHIQTKIDDLYDIFEREIAAHKLVVKNNKVIPRYIKHAKTNNRQLENEIVRLSHKYILSESKDLNVDGLRGQIAEAEESVLPLIQQFTDNEAPFSELQQKYEKILATLAEVENSQMEVYGEIKDIEMIEETARKQLDKHINKLHMIKRFMEKRNLPGIPQDFLSQFFTTSSQLEALMDELSRGRINIDAVSRLTEVSAGALSNLEETTYQVVEDATLTEQLLQYANRYRSFEPGVQASFDTALQLFETDYDYAASFDEISYALELVEPGVTERFVSSYEKTRETIRF, encoded by the coding sequence ATGTCTAGCGGAATTTTATTGCTGATTATTGCGGCAGTTCTCTTAGTGATTGTTGCCTATCTGATTGGCGTTATTATACGTAGGCGAAATGATTCGCTGATTGAGAAACTGGAAGAAAGAAGGCAGGAGCTGTTTGAGCTGCCTGTTAATGAAGAAATCGAGGCCGTTAAATCCATGCATCTGGTTGGTCAGAGTCAGGCTGCTTTTCGCGAGTGGAATCAGAAGTGGGTTGATCTTTCATTAAACACTTTTTCAGATATTGAGAATCATATTTTTGAAGCAGAAAATTTAAATGATCGTTTTAAGTTTATCCGAGGGAAGCAGGCAATTGATAAAATTGACAGTCAGCTGACCTTAGCCGAGGAAGATATCGCTTCAATCCGTGAGGCGCTCGGTGTGCTGAAGGAGCAGGAAGAAAAGAACAGTGCCCGTGTGACCCATGCTTTAGATTTATATGAAAGCCTGCAGAGTTCGATTAAGGAAAATGAAGATAATTTTGGGGCAACAATGCCTGAAATTGATAAGCAGCTCAAAAATATCGAAAGCGAATTTTCTCAGTTTGTTGATCTGAATTCGACCGGCGACCCTGTTGAAGCTTCAGAAGTCTTGGATAAGGCTGAGGAGCATACAATTGCACTGGGACAAATCTCAGAGCAGATACCAGCTGTGGTTGCTAAGCTCGAAGATGATTTTCCGGATCAGCTGGATGATTTGGAATCAGGCTACCGCCGCCTGTTGGAGGAGCGTTATTACTTTCCTGAAAAGGATATTGAGCTGCGTTTTCAGGAAATTCGGGAAGCTATCCATGATAACTCCAACCAGTTGATTTCCTTGGATATGGATCGTGCCCGTGAGGAAAATGACCATATCCAGACCAAAATTGATGATCTTTATGATATTTTCGAACGTGAAATTGCGGCCCATAAGCTTGTTGTAAAAAATAATAAGGTCATTCCCCGTTATATCAAGCATGCTAAAACTAATAACAGACAGCTGGAAAATGAGATTGTCCGCCTCTCGCACAAATATATATTAAGTGAAAGCAAAGATCTTAATGTTGATGGTTTGAGGGGGCAGATAGCAGAAGCTGAGGAGTCTGTCCTGCCGCTTATTCAGCAGTTTACCGACAATGAAGCACCTTTCTCTGAACTGCAGCAAAAGTATGAGAAGATATTAGCTACCTTAGCTGAGGTTGAAAACAGTCAGATGGAAGTTTACGGTGAAATTAAAGATATCGAAATGATTGAAGAGACAGCTCGCAAGCAGCTCGACAAACATATCAATAAACTGCATATGATTAAGCGCTTTATGGAAAAAAGAAATCTCCCGGGCATTCCGCAGGATTTTTTGTCCCAGTTTTTTACAACCAGTTCACAGCTGGAAGCTCTGATGGATGAGCTAAGTCGAGGCCGTATTAATATTGATGCTGTTTCCCGCCTGACGGAAGTATCGGCCGGAGCCTTATCCAATTTGGAAGAAACCACTTATCAGGTTGTGGAGGATGCGACCTTGACAGAGCAGCTCCTACAGTATGCTAACCGTTACCGCAGCTTTGAGCCAGGTGTCCAAGCCAGCTTTGATACTGCTTTGCAGTTGTTTGAAACCGATTATGATTACGCGGCTTCTTTTGATGAAATATCTTATGCTCTTGAGTTAGTTGAACCGGGAGTGACAGAGCGTTTTGTCTCTTCTTATGAGAAAACTCGGGAAACAATTCGTTTTTAA